Proteins encoded in a region of the Dreissena polymorpha isolate Duluth1 chromosome 6, UMN_Dpol_1.0, whole genome shotgun sequence genome:
- the LOC127834210 gene encoding uncharacterized protein LOC127834210, which produces MKSWLGENVIPSTAEIHAHISNLTNTQGVLSSNSFQASSLNDKQKMAHDIVVDYVKIRLNWEKNKQAPPPNPLRLILMGNPGTGKSWTLKCIISSVISLLQSNPDSDAQVSTWTDRIKLAAPTGAASSQMYFKSETLHRLFCIPVHLNEKDLRLEETSATYSRLLLNFDPKKFFLLIVDEFSMLSREIFAFVTERLIQCNIDLDNIGIVLIGDPAQILPIAAEPLWSARSYTHENKKCSSLSINGLIRFRQVFKFPPLQTIPNYDKWQSLTSPKDRLLSDDITACRKDLMLGQFDAVFLTEVKRTDVDPISQCFTGKVLVNMRYGKKCREKEMLFLRKNCATERDMKMDGKWNSAHIIHGYHFHSKNHENRSTVESENAKALLRHHKITGNPIMRIDSIHRPAAKENKLRAMSAKEFEGAPPSWHACRGMRVMLLRNIAPSIGLYNGSLHTLVGPIYNRDSIVASLTSADLKTGELQNCITTKPIDTCGKVQQIPPKSVLLSVDDVPYCKDTVDEFPSGVHMTCKFQGPSNPPEMPDFMVIEASNYSGPNILRLPGCENYVPIPPVESYKQKAGKTKSNIPMIRIALPLEGGDAATSFKGQGANFPLAEVDLDGWFHVPGIFLVAISRVRSPAHLHIRTFPNYMDLKVQRLKENVLDAQAFEEAVKVKSERMYRHKNCGDPFWTTHYNDLADSIIDQAFAKRLSIKKDKEELIRIVQLMFIDTDTNVIMRVLEKLIETQEYLVAEAAPHISQEDYETLTNYQKNKSVKPKVLKRQFDDKLSLGGPSCDIKKRKLPTPKQKLSPLHPIPNENLLSLKTRPDISRQTFKGLQNSGNNVCFLNAPIIALCHTRSFDAFLRECQYLHQQCSGYHLQNEICPLCALNEVVNRAYRHHNLPLRDLPKMPIIKLTESLLPGWRLGIEHDADEFLVKLFDRLDQTYDCKIHKGTVKTTKTCQSCSSSKIKEQFRSQRILINLVDLEETQIRIQEGINKWLMEQKLLNCEHCGEKLHDVKRELVRPPSLLIINIHRSAQKRISLDNNIFINNETYEFKASVNHHHQHYTTVGCVDNNHYIFYSDERVQLCHGNLEETEQQNFSINTVRTPLEECAIVLIYERQLHL; this is translated from the coding sequence ATGAAGAGCTGGCTAGGAGAGAATGTTATACCTTCTACGGCTGAAATACATGCTCATATTTCAAATCTCACAAACACACAAGGAGTTTTGTCAAGTAATTCATTTCAAGCATCttcattaaatgataaacaaaagaTGGCTCATGACATTGTTGTTGATTATGTTAAAATTagattaaattgggaaaaaaataaacaagcaccTCCCCCAAACCCCTTGCGTCTCATTCTAATGGGCAATCCAGGTACTGGAAAAAGCTGGACACTAAAATGCATTATAAGCAGTGTAATAAGCCTCTTACAATCTAACCCTGATTCAGATGCACAGGTAAGCACTTGGACAGACAGAATCAAACTTGCAGCTCCCACAGGAGCTGCATCAAGTCAGATGTACTTCAAGTCAGAGACTTTGCATCGACTTTTTTGTATACCTGTCCATCTAAATGAAAAAGATTTGCGTCTGGAAGAAACATCTGCCACATATTCCAGACTTTTGCTCAATTTTGACCCCAAAAAATTCTTTCTCCTCATTGTTGATGAGTTTTCCATGCTGTCACGAGAGATATTTGCCTTTGTAACTGAACGACTGATTCAGTGCAACATTGATCTCGACAATATTGGCATTGTTCTTATTGGGGACCCAGCACAGATTCTTCCGATTGCAGCTGAACCTCTCTGGAGCGCTCGTTCGTACacgcatgaaaacaaaaaatgcagtTCCCTTTCTATTAATGGTTTGATAAGGTTTAGACAGGTCTTCAAATTTCCACCGTTACAAACAATACCAAACTATGACAAATGGCAATCCTTAACATCGCCTAAAGATCGTCTTTTATCAGATGATATTACTGCTTGTCGGAAAGATCTGATGCTGGGCCAATTTGATGCTGTGTTTTTGACTGAAGTCAAAAGAACAGATGTTGATCCCATTAGTCAATGTTTCACTGGAAAAGTGCTTGTCAATATGAGGTATGGTAAAAAATGCAGGGAAAAAGAAATGCTATTCCTTAGGAAAAACTGTGCAACAGAACGTGATATGAAGATGGACGGGAAGTGGAACAGTGCACATATCATCCATGGgtatcattttcattcaaaaaaccatgaaAATAGGTCAACTGTTGAGTCTGAAAACGCAAAAGCTCTTCTCAGACATCACAAAATAACAGGAAATCCGATAATGCGAATCGACTCAATACATCGTCCAGCAGCAAAAGAAAACAAGCTGAGAGCAATGTCTGCAAAAGAATTTGAAGGTGCCCCACCCAGCTGGCACGCATGCAGGGGAATGAGAGTCATGCTCTTACGTAACATTGCTCCAAGTATAGGTCTCTACAATGGATCATTACATACTTTGGTGGGACCAATATATAACAGGGACAGCATTGTTGCTTCTTTAACTAGTGCAGATTTGAAAACAGGAGAATTACAAAACTGCATTACTACAAAACCAATCGATACATGTGGAAAAGTACAGCAGATTCCCCCAAAGAGTGTATTGCTTTCTGTTGATGATGTTCCTTATTGTAAGGATACTGTTGATGAGTTTCCTTCAGGCGTACACATGACCTGTAAGTTTCAGGGTCCTAGTAACCCACCAGAAATGCCTGATTTTATGGTAATAGAAGCTTCCAATTACTCAGGCCCAAATATTTTAAGATTACCAGGATGCGAAAATTATGTCCCAATTCCTCCTGTTGAAAGTTACAAACAAAAAGCTGGGAAGACAAAGTCAAACATACCCATGATTAGAATCGCCTTGCCACTCGAAGGAGGAGATGCAGCAACAAGTTTTAAAGGACAAGGAGCTAATTTCCCATTGGCTGAAGTTGATCTGGATGGCTGGTTTCATGTGCCTGGCATATTCCTGGTTGCCATTTCTAGGGTTAGAAGTCCCGCCCATCTTCATATACGTACTTTTCCAAATTACATGGACCTTAAAGTACAAAGGCTTAAGGAAAATGTTCTTGATGCACAAGCATTTGAAGAAGCCGTAAAAGTTAAGTCTGAACGCATGTACCGACATAAAAACTGTGGCGACCCATTTTGGACTACTCATTATAATGATTTGGCAGACAGTATCATAGATCAAGCTTTTGCAAAAAGGTTAAGTATCAAAAAGGACAAAGAGGAACTGATTCGCATCGTGCAACTTATGTTTATAGACaccgatacaaatgttattatgagAGTGCTTGAAAAGTTGATCGAAACCCAGGAATATCTGGTAGCTGAAGCAGCACCACACATAAGTCAAGAGGATTATGAAACCTTGACTAATTACCAAAAGAACAAATCTGTTAAACCAAAGGTTTTAAAAAGACAATTTGACGATAAGTTATCTCTCGGAGGCCCATCATGTGACATTAAGAAAAGGAAATTACCAACCCCAAAACAAAAATTGTCACCTCTTCATCCCATACCTAATGAAAATTTGCTGTCCCTAAAAACTCGACCTGATATTTCCAGACAAACATTTAAAGGTTTGCAAAACAGTGGAAATAATGTGTGCTTTTTGAATGCCCCAATTATAGCTCTTTGCCATACCAGAAGTTTTGATGCCTTCTTAAGGGAGTGTCAATACTTGCACCAGCAATGCTCTGGTTACCACCTTCAAAATGAGATTTGTCCTCTTTGTGCACTGAATGAGGTTGTAAATCGTGCCTATCGGCATCACAATTTACCCCTAAGGGATCTCCCTAAAATGCCAATTATAAAACTAACAGAGTCCCTGCTCCCTGGTTGGCGCCTAGGAATAGAACACGATGCGGATGAGTTCCTTGTTAAACTTTTTGACCGTCTTGATCAAACATACGATTGCAAAATTCACAAGGGAACTGTCAAAACTACAAAAACATGTCAAAGTTGCAGTTCCTCAAAAATCAAAGAACAATTCCGATCCCAAAGAATCTTAATCAATCTTGTAGATCTAGAAGAAACACAAATACGTATACAAGAGGGCATTAACAAATGGCTAATGGAACAGAAATTGCTTAATTGTGAACATTGTGGTGAAAAGTTACATGATGTCAAACGTGAATTGGTCAGACCGCCCAGTCTCCTGATAATAAATATTCATCGTAGTGCACAAAAGAGAATCTCTCttgataataacatttttattaacaacGAGACCTATGAGTTCAAAGCGTCTGtcaatcatcaccaccaacactaCACTACTGTTGGGTGTGTTGATAATAATCACTATATTTTTTACAGTGATGAGCGTGTTCAATTGTGCCACGGAAATTTAGAGGAAACAGAACAACAaaatttttcaataaatacagTGAGAACACCACTTGAAGAATGTGCCATTGTTTTAATCTATGAACGACAATTGCATTTATAA
- the LOC127835928 gene encoding uncharacterized protein LOC127835928 → METEYATYRETVDLHSDDDDFDRVSLLEDETQLEDETQLEDETQLENDDLSNSDEEEDYQELLTRSEAKSEKRGRPVGYRKHERQERETKKVKKDLLPLEVLQAYLCCSLMCLAAMPIEVMRTARDSVQQLSLLERSQWILNWISTHTQKPENKTVFIIEGVKVCKSAWLKCLGIPLSTYYALWTKFTDGTKYLVGPGKVLGAKTVETQYALSWLSSFASRYADKMPDSNKLHLPCCLKKKDVYNMMCVEAEVYGEHPISHTHFMRVWARYMPHIIIPKRSRFSACDVCTKIKTEIEKATCREEKKKLFKLRELHLQQQNQERQKYYKHAQKAKFSPARYLSIILDGMNQEKTSLPHYLKEAKGLSNLWKVKVNLMGAIVHGYGAYGFFDTFQWAHGSSFAISVLVHTLLLMTSLPPVLYLQLDNCPGQNKNRYMLGFLAALVEYGVFQKVKLSFLMVGHTHEDIDQMFSRFSTWLWTKEVRTLDELIIGFEKCYTPAPTGIKLSEVYNFAEYLDMNPICNHSRPHVFKIINQNGKAVIYTKKWSTDKTWNVCEGNFLLKSCPSGPVSQIAPSLERIDDKVINDMQTFASFYKDNAMANYWDKYFNELKEIEDSWMDEPMHILDLLMQKRRQEDTAASDDLSDLLGIAKIDDPIPPVIIGNKKAAAASAAPAKETIKEGFFVLLDWAKYADEWPQLAKVINIVSPAEVEIHWYKGAKTTAWTPASRRMKGCKGGKTEPFVETVNTNVIWCRGFSLTPSGHLPKHIKDQVDVYFD, encoded by the exons ATGGAGACGGAATATGCCACATACCGAGAAACAGTTGACCTACACTCTGATG ATGACGATTTTGATCGAGTTTCATTGCTTGAAGATGAAACACAACTTGAAGATGAAACACAACTTGAAGATGAAACACAACTTGAAAATGATG ATCTCAGTAACTCTGATGAAGAGGAGGATTATCAGGAACTTCTCACTAGGTCAGAGGCGAAATCAG AAAAGAGGGGCAGACCGGTGGGTTACCGAAAACATGAGCGGCAAGAACGGGAGACCAAAAAGG TGAAGAAAGACCTGCTGCCACTGGAGGTTTTACAGGCTTACTTGTGTTGTAGCCTAATGTGTTTGGCAGCAATGCCAATTGAAGTGATGCGCACGGCAAGAGACAGTGTTCAACAGCTGTCCTTGTTAGAGCGCTCACAGTGGATACTCAATTGGATTTCTACTCACACACA GAAACCTGAAAACAAGACAGTCTTCATAATTGAAGGCGTGAAAGTGTGCAAAAGTGCTTGGTTGAAGTGTCTGGGGATTCCACTTAGTACTTACTACGCCTTGTGGACAAAATTTACAG ATGGCACCAAATATTTGGTGGGACCTGGCAAGGTGCTTGGAGCAAAGACTGTGGAAACACAGTATGCATTGTCTTGGCTGAGCAGCTTTGCCAGTCGTTATGCTGACAAGATGCCAGATTCTAACAA ACTTCATCTTCCCTgctgcttaaaaaaaaaagatgtgtaCAACATGATGTGTGTGGAAGCAGAGGTGTATGGCGAACATCCGATCAGCCATACACACTTCATGCGGGTGTGGGCCAGGTACATGCCACACATCATCATTCCTAAG AGATCCAGATTTTCAGCATGTGATGTGTGCACAAAAATAAAGACTGAAATTGAAAAGGCAACATGCAGGGAGGAAAagaaaaaactattcaaattgAGAGAATTACATTTACAACAGCAGAA CCAGGAACGCCAGAAGTACTATAAGCATGCGCAAAAGGCAAAGTTTAGCCCTGCCAGATACCTGTCTATCATTCTGGATGGGATGAACCAGGAGAAGACAAGCCTTCCACATTACCTGAAGGAAGCAAAGGGACTGTCTAACCTCTGGAAGGTGAAAGTTAATCTCATGGGTGCCATTGTCCATGGATATGGTGCCTATGGATTTTTTGACACCTTCCAGTGGGCTCATGGCAGTTCCTTTGCTATCAGTG TTCTGGTTCATACCCTTCTGCTTATGACCAGTCTCCCTCCTGTTCTCTACCTGCAACTAGACAACTGTCCAGGGCAAAATAAAAACAG ATACATGCTGGGATTCCTGGCTGCCTTGGTGGAATATGGTGTTTTTCAGAAAGTCAAACTTTCATTCCTCATGGTGGGACATACACATGAGGACATTGATCAAATGTTTTCCAG ATTTTCAACATGGTTGTGGACAAAGGAGGTGAGGACACTTGATGAACTAATAATTGGCTTCGAAAAATGTTACACACCTGCACCCACAG GGATCAAGCTCAGTGAGGTATACAACTTTGCTGAGTACCTCGACATGAATCCCATTTGTAACCACAGCAGGccacatgttttcaaaataataaatcagaATGGCAAAGCTGTGATTTACACAAAAAAGTGGTCCACCGACAAG ACTTGGAATGTATGCGAAGGAAACTTCTTGTTGAAGAGTTGCCCGTCAGGACCAGTTTCACAGATTGCCCCATCGTTGGAACGCATTGATGATAAGGTCATCAATGATATGCAGACGTTTGCTTC TTTCTACAAGGACAATGCCATGGCCAACTACTGGGACAAATATTTCAATGAACTTAAGGAAATAG AGGACAGTTGGATGGATGAGCCAATGCACATCCTTGATCTGCTTATGCAGAAAAGGAGGCAAGAGGACACAGCAGCCTCAGATGACTTATCGGACTTGCTGGGAATCGCAAAAATAGACGATCCCATCCCTCCTGTAATAATAGGCAACAAGAAGGCTGCTGCTGCCTCTGCTGCTCCAGCGAAAGAAACGATCAAAGAAGGCTTCTTTGTTTTACTTGACTGGGCGAAATATGCAGATGAGTGGCCCCAGCTTGCCAAAGTCATTAATATTGTATCGCCTGCAGAGGTTGAAATTCACTGGTACAAGGGGGCAAAAACAACAGCCTGGACTCCTGCAAGTAGGAGAATGAAAGGCTGCAAAGGTGGTAAGACTGAACCCTTTGTTGAAACTGTGAACACCAATGTCATCTGGTGCAGAGGGTTCAGTCTTACCCCTTCTGGGCACTTGCCCAAACACATTAAGGATCAGGTAGATGTTTATTTTGACTAG